One genomic segment of Microcella indica includes these proteins:
- a CDS encoding histidinol-phosphate transaminase has protein sequence MRLRPEIVALPAYKQGKPAAADAFKLSSNENPFPPHPAVLATIRDLDINRYPDASALAVRERLAARHGVTTDEVVVGAGSVSVLSQLISAAAGTGDEVVHAWRSFEAYPGLVTVAGALGVRVPLTEDARHDLPAMRDAITDRTRVLIICSPNNPTGTVVGAEEFAELMAAVPPSLLVVLDEAYAEFVRDSSAVDGAALLRRYPNLVVLRTFSKAYGLAGLRVGYGIGPAPILDAARSVAIPLSVTEAAQRAVLAALDVEDELLENVGVLAERCARVQEALREQGWDVPVSQGNFVWLPTGDGTSRIADALGAAGLVVRAFPPEGIRVSIGEEESVATLLRICGEVVGTL, from the coding sequence GTGCGCCTGCGGCCCGAGATCGTGGCACTGCCCGCCTACAAGCAGGGCAAGCCCGCCGCGGCAGACGCCTTCAAGCTGTCGTCGAACGAGAATCCCTTCCCGCCGCACCCCGCCGTGCTGGCCACGATCCGCGACCTCGACATCAACCGGTATCCGGATGCCTCGGCTCTCGCCGTACGGGAGCGCCTCGCCGCCCGGCACGGCGTCACGACCGATGAGGTCGTCGTCGGCGCTGGCTCCGTCTCGGTGCTCTCGCAGCTGATCTCGGCCGCCGCCGGCACCGGGGACGAGGTGGTGCACGCCTGGCGCAGCTTCGAGGCGTACCCGGGCCTCGTCACGGTGGCAGGGGCGCTCGGCGTGCGCGTGCCGCTCACCGAGGATGCCCGGCACGACCTGCCCGCGATGCGCGACGCGATCACCGACCGCACGCGCGTTCTCATCATCTGCTCTCCCAACAATCCGACGGGCACCGTGGTCGGGGCCGAGGAGTTCGCCGAGCTCATGGCCGCCGTGCCGCCGAGCCTGCTCGTCGTGCTCGACGAGGCCTACGCCGAGTTCGTGCGTGACTCCAGCGCCGTGGACGGCGCCGCGCTGCTGAGGCGCTACCCGAACCTGGTGGTGCTGCGCACCTTCTCGAAGGCCTACGGACTTGCCGGGCTGCGCGTGGGGTACGGCATCGGACCGGCGCCGATCCTCGACGCGGCGCGCAGCGTGGCCATCCCCCTGAGCGTCACCGAGGCCGCGCAGCGCGCCGTGCTCGCGGCGCTCGACGTGGAGGACGAGCTTCTCGAGAACGTGGGCGTGCTCGCTGAGCGGTGCGCGCGCGTGCAGGAGGCACTGCGCGAGCAGGGCTGGGACGTGCCCGTGAGCCAGGGGAACTTCGTCTGGCTGCCGACGGGAGACGGAACATCCCGCATAGCGGACGCGCTCGGCGCCGCCGGTCTCGTCGTGCGCGCCTTCCCCCCCGAGGGGATCCGCGTCTCCATCGGCGAGGAGGAGTCTGTCGCGACCCTCCTCAGAATCTGCGGCGAGGTTGTTGGCACCCTCTGA